In Massilia violaceinigra, one DNA window encodes the following:
- a CDS encoding ABC transporter ATP-binding protein has product MSIELDAVSKSFGAVEAIRNVSLNIGQGEMFGLIGHNGAGKSTLFKLMLGLLPASAGAVRVGGVATSSAQFRQVRRRIGYLPESFVSYDNLSGLEVLHLFADLKQVARAECGRVLRRVGLADAATRRLHTYSKGMRQRLGFAQVLLGDPTLIFLDEPTNGLDPEGIAAFYGILREAQGRGATIVITSHILAEIQDRVDRLVMLDAGKVAALGTLAELRSRQVLPSHIEVLMRPGCGAGVEAALAHLPGLTLKLDGDQAGIACAAAQKAPVLAALATMLVDVTIREPSLEDLFLGYGGHHASAD; this is encoded by the coding sequence ATGTCCATTGAACTTGACGCGGTGAGCAAATCCTTCGGCGCGGTCGAGGCGATCCGCAATGTGTCCCTCAACATCGGGCAGGGCGAGATGTTCGGCCTGATCGGGCATAACGGCGCCGGCAAGAGCACCCTGTTCAAGCTGATGCTCGGCCTGCTGCCGGCCAGCGCCGGGGCCGTGCGCGTCGGCGGCGTGGCCACTTCCAGCGCGCAGTTCCGCCAGGTGCGGCGCCGCATCGGCTATCTGCCGGAAAGTTTTGTGAGCTACGACAACCTCTCCGGCCTGGAAGTGCTGCATCTGTTCGCCGACCTCAAGCAGGTGGCGCGCGCCGAATGCGGGCGCGTGCTGCGCCGGGTCGGCCTGGCCGATGCCGCCACGCGCCGCCTGCATACTTACTCGAAAGGGATGCGCCAGCGCCTCGGGTTCGCGCAAGTGCTGCTGGGCGACCCAACGCTGATCTTTCTCGACGAGCCGACCAACGGGCTCGATCCGGAAGGCATTGCCGCTTTCTACGGCATCCTGCGCGAAGCGCAGGGGCGCGGCGCCACCATCGTGATTACTTCGCACATCCTGGCCGAAATCCAGGACCGAGTCGACCGCCTCGTCATGCTCGATGCGGGCAAGGTAGCCGCGCTCGGCACCCTGGCCGAGTTGCGCTCGCGTCAGGTGCTGCCGTCGCATATCGAGGTGCTGATGCGGCCCGGCTGCGGGGCCGGCGTGGAAGCGGCGCTGGCGCATCTGCCGGGCCTGACGCTCAAGCTCGATGGCGACCAGGCCGGCATCGCCTGCGCGGCCGCGCAAAAGGCGCCGGTGCTGGCCGCGCTGGCCACGATGCTGGTCGATGTGACGATCCGCGAACCCTCGCTGGAAGACCTGTTCCTTGGCTATGGAGGCCACCATGCAAGCGCGGATTGA